The Hyphomonas sediminis genome contains a region encoding:
- a CDS encoding GIY-YIG nuclease family protein: MFLLNWFLFGWHTWYGESGEAYRFKITLTRKGIPDGGGIYIFVVRRFAFFLFPLYIGKATNFKSRLYGHERWWEAWWKRGATERHVLVVRTGGDRARIEEDLIRRYQPKMNDILVPRGEGDAPRNAKLRRAWRWRRWWGEFFAGLFGFGKRKAG; the protein is encoded by the coding sequence ATGTTTCTTCTGAACTGGTTTCTTTTCGGCTGGCACACCTGGTATGGTGAAAGCGGCGAAGCGTATCGTTTCAAGATCACGCTGACGCGCAAGGGCATTCCGGACGGCGGCGGCATCTACATCTTCGTGGTGCGCCGCTTCGCGTTCTTCCTGTTCCCGCTGTATATCGGCAAGGCGACGAACTTTAAGTCGCGCCTCTACGGGCATGAGCGCTGGTGGGAAGCCTGGTGGAAGCGCGGCGCAACCGAGCGGCATGTGCTGGTGGTGCGCACCGGCGGTGACCGTGCACGGATCGAGGAAGACCTGATCCGCCGCTACCAGCCGAAGATGAACGACATTCTGGTGCCGCGCGGCGAAGGCGACGCGCCGCGCAATGCGAAGCTGCGCCGGGCCTGGCGCTGGCGCCGCTGGTGGGGCGAGTTCTTTGCGGGCCTCTTCGGCTTCGGCAAGCGCAAGGCGGGCTGA
- a CDS encoding ribonuclease HII yields MSISPFIIGVDEAGRGPWAGPVTAAAVILDPARPIEGLTDSKKLSEKKRDLLAPVIRDRALGWCVADASVEEIDRLNIREATFLAMQRAIADVWRTIHVKPCIFEAGACPHAAILIDGNALPRDLPAPARAIVKGDLTEPAISAASILAKTHRDAQMASLCNTYPGYGFSGHKGYGTAAHAEALSRLGPCPVHRQSFAPVKAVLRHC; encoded by the coding sequence ATGAGCATTTCCCCCTTCATCATCGGCGTCGATGAGGCAGGCCGTGGCCCCTGGGCGGGGCCAGTGACGGCAGCGGCGGTGATCCTTGATCCGGCGCGACCGATCGAGGGGCTGACCGATTCCAAGAAACTGTCGGAGAAGAAGCGAGACTTGCTGGCGCCCGTGATCCGCGACCGGGCGCTGGGCTGGTGCGTGGCAGACGCGAGCGTGGAAGAGATCGACCGGCTGAACATCCGCGAGGCGACATTCCTGGCCATGCAGCGCGCCATCGCGGACGTTTGGCGTACGATCCATGTCAAACCGTGTATTTTTGAGGCCGGCGCGTGTCCGCATGCGGCAATCCTGATCGACGGGAATGCCCTGCCGCGCGATTTGCCGGCGCCCGCGCGCGCCATCGTGAAGGGCGACCTGACCGAGCCGGCGATCTCCGCCGCCTCGATCCTCGCCAAGACCCACCGCGACGCGCAGATGGCCTCACTCTGCAATACATACCCAGGCTACGGATTTTCCGGGCATAAGGGATATGGCACCGCCGCCCATGCCGAAGCGCTTTCCCGGCTCGGCCCCTGCCCGGTTCACCGACAGAGCTTTGCCCCTGTGAAGGCCGTTTTAAGACACTGTTAA